One Streptomyces sp. ML-6 genomic region harbors:
- a CDS encoding helix-turn-helix domain-containing protein has protein sequence MDTPQITVPPHAPPPVPEDATPSSGVVHVNSRHVSRFTVIGNHLTQHRRLSLTAIGLAAHIQSLPAGARIGIKHLAERFPESETRIAAALRELEAHGYLHRSRVRLADGRIVTRTTSYNQPGTAAPAPHRQTPAAPEPPTPPPPPPPPPPRTTPPEPPPAPAPAPPPAPAPPPQPAPAPAPAPAPTPRTTPPPPPLPQPHHLTPELLHKATTLLAGLRRHAPQLVLSEHDIRTLAPGLTTWLERKIHPETIRHTLTTDLPTPLKHPAGLLRHRITTLLPPPLPAPRNNSPADPHHPRTTVAPLQNCDGCDRAFRSPHPGHCRDCRTEQLPAA, from the coding sequence ATGGATACCCCGCAGATTACCGTGCCCCCGCACGCCCCGCCCCCCGTACCCGAAGACGCCACGCCGTCATCCGGCGTCGTCCACGTCAACTCCCGTCATGTCTCGCGCTTCACCGTCATCGGCAACCACCTCACCCAGCACCGCCGCCTCTCCCTGACCGCGATCGGGCTCGCCGCCCACATCCAGTCACTCCCCGCCGGGGCCAGGATCGGCATCAAGCACCTTGCCGAACGCTTCCCCGAGAGCGAGACCCGCATCGCCGCCGCCCTGCGCGAACTCGAAGCCCACGGCTACCTCCACCGCAGCCGCGTACGCCTCGCCGACGGCCGCATCGTCACCCGCACCACGTCGTACAACCAGCCCGGCACCGCTGCCCCAGCTCCCCACCGCCAGACCCCGGCCGCTCCCGAACCCCCCACACCACCACCGCCTCCACCGCCTCCACCGCCACGCACGACCCCTCCCGAGCCACCCCCCGCTCCGGCACCCGCGCCTCCCCCGGCACCCGCGCCACCACCGCAACCCGCCCCCGCACCCGCCCCCGCACCGGCCCCCACCCCACGCACCACACCACCACCGCCCCCACTCCCCCAGCCGCACCACCTCACCCCGGAACTGCTGCACAAGGCCACCACACTCCTGGCCGGCCTGCGCCGCCACGCACCCCAACTCGTCCTCTCCGAGCACGACATCCGCACCCTCGCCCCCGGCCTGACCACCTGGCTCGAACGCAAGATCCACCCCGAAACCATCCGCCACACCCTCACCACCGACCTCCCCACCCCCCTCAAACACCCGGCCGGACTCCTGCGCCACCGGATCACGACGCTCCTCCCGCCACCCCTCCCGGCACCCCGGAACAACTCCCCCGCCGACCCCCACCACCCCCGCACCACCGTCGCCCCGCTCCAGAACTGCGACGGCTGCGACCGCGCCTTCCGCTCCCCCCACCCCGGCCACTGCCGCGACTGCCGCACCGAACAACTCCCGGCCGCCTGA